Proteins from a single region of Burkholderiales bacterium:
- a CDS encoding CopG family transcriptional regulator, translated as MKTNVTLKLDADPLREARVVAAEEGRSISAMLTDRLEAIVRERKAFDRARRRAIARLGEGLDLRWTPPKSRDELHER; from the coding sequence ATGAAGACCAACGTCACGCTCAAGCTCGACGCCGACCCGCTGCGCGAGGCGCGCGTCGTGGCGGCCGAGGAGGGTCGCTCGATCAGCGCCATGCTTACCGATCGGCTGGAGGCGATCGTTCGCGAACGGAAGGCGTTCGACCGGGCGCGCCGGCGCGCGATCGCGCGCCTCGGGGAGGGGCTCGACCTCCGGTGGACGCCGCCGAAGTCGCGCGACGAACTCCATGAGCGATAG
- a CDS encoding GTP-binding protein encodes MKESRPVPIVLLAGALGAGKTTLLRRLLADPRGRRLAVVVNDFGPLAIDAALVADVADDMIALGNGCLCCSARDDLAAAALALSRAVPPPDAIVVETSGVADANAVLRAFTTGVLGRRFVLESACCVVDAAGFPALGWSESERVIDQAAAADLVLLNKSDLVEAGVLASIERDLAGALPGMRIVRTVHCDLPGALLAMPRVEPGDAARRRRRRAHSSGIDTVETHDARWTAGAWHARRPIDAQAFAAAVDALPQAVVRAKALLAIAADADRRDATTMICWQQVGRRSTLERLERAPGRETPGLVALWRTGTLDRPELDARFASCGLEPVARTDHAR; translated from the coding sequence ATGAAAGAATCGCGCCCGGTACCGATCGTGCTCCTGGCCGGGGCGCTCGGCGCCGGCAAGACGACGCTGCTTCGGCGGCTGCTCGCCGACCCGCGAGGACGGCGCCTGGCCGTGGTCGTCAACGACTTCGGCCCGCTCGCCATCGACGCAGCGCTCGTCGCCGACGTCGCCGACGACATGATCGCGCTCGGGAACGGCTGTCTGTGCTGCTCCGCGCGCGACGATCTCGCTGCGGCGGCGCTCGCGCTCTCGCGCGCGGTCCCGCCGCCGGACGCGATCGTGGTCGAGACGAGCGGCGTGGCGGATGCGAACGCGGTCCTGCGCGCGTTCACGACGGGCGTGCTCGGGCGCCGCTTCGTGCTCGAATCGGCGTGTTGCGTCGTCGACGCGGCGGGCTTCCCGGCGCTCGGCTGGTCCGAGAGCGAGCGCGTGATCGATCAGGCGGCAGCGGCCGACCTCGTCTTGCTGAACAAGTCGGATCTCGTCGAGGCCGGGGTGCTGGCGTCGATCGAGCGCGATCTCGCCGGCGCGTTGCCCGGGATGCGAATCGTGCGCACCGTGCACTGCGATCTGCCCGGGGCGCTCCTCGCCATGCCACGGGTCGAGCCGGGCGATGCGGCCCGTCGTCGGCGCCGACGGGCACACTCGTCCGGCATCGATACGGTCGAGACGCACGATGCGCGCTGGACCGCCGGTGCCTGGCACGCGCGGAGGCCGATCGACGCGCAAGCCTTCGCGGCGGCGGTGGACGCCCTGCCGCAGGCAGTCGTGCGCGCGAAGGCGCTGCTCGCGATCGCCGCGGACGCGGACCGACGCGACGCGACGACGATGATCTGCTGGCAGCAGGTCGGGCGCCGGTCGACCCTCGAGCGCCTCGAACGCGCGCCGGGCCGCGAAACGCCCGGACTGGTCGCATTGTGGCGGACAGGAACGCTCGACCGCCCGGAGCTCGATGCCCGGTTCGCGTCCTGCGGTCTCGAACCGGTCGCGCGGACCGACCACGCCCGATAG
- a CDS encoding amidohydrolase: MSGGGRGAPADAILEGGTIVTMDAARPSVEAVALRGSRIAAAGTRAEVAQWRGARTRVESLDGATLLPGFIEAHGHPLMSALAWGDGVVDIRAIHVPTWDAAVEKMRRRVARAAPGEVLWFIGMDPQLHRGLREPTKAELDRLAPNNPVVVQTSNLHALYVNTAALAAFGIDRGTPAPGAGAIAPDENGEPWKFTESATLLFREPFYARGGPGQVRQELDGWLDRFARAGYTTSTEIGLLPDWSAHYADRVSGGGAPIRVYAYERLFADRPIVARADAPVDDWFATIGVKLWADGSPFVGNIWVGRPYLNTSLTLGRMGLPRDSTGHMNWRPDEFAAQVRRAAADGWQVAVHAQGDRTIDVVLDAFEDALRDFPRARGPFRLEHCVLIRDDQLERARDLGVAVSLFLPHLWYWGEVVRDEMLGPEVAARYAPNGSAARLGVRASYHCDSPMTWPNALLCLHIAVNRVSRAGATIGPGERVDVETALRALTVDAAWQLQAEDRLGSITPGKLADFTLLGEDPRGVDPMRILDIPVLGTWVGGRRVWSGCERAER, translated from the coding sequence ATGAGCGGCGGGGGCAGGGGGGCACCGGCCGACGCCATCCTCGAAGGCGGCACCATCGTGACGATGGACGCTGCGCGTCCATCGGTTGAGGCGGTCGCGCTGCGCGGCTCGCGGATCGCCGCGGCCGGCACCCGCGCGGAGGTCGCGCAGTGGCGCGGTGCCCGCACGCGCGTCGAGTCGCTCGACGGCGCCACGCTCTTGCCGGGATTCATCGAGGCGCACGGCCATCCGCTCATGAGCGCGCTCGCCTGGGGCGACGGAGTCGTCGACATCCGGGCGATTCACGTCCCGACCTGGGACGCCGCAGTGGAGAAGATGCGCCGTCGCGTCGCCAGGGCGGCGCCGGGCGAGGTCCTGTGGTTCATCGGCATGGATCCGCAGTTGCACCGCGGCCTGCGCGAGCCCACGAAGGCGGAGCTCGACCGCCTCGCGCCGAACAATCCCGTCGTGGTTCAGACCTCGAATCTGCACGCGCTCTACGTCAATACCGCCGCGCTCGCGGCGTTCGGGATCGACCGCGGCACGCCGGCGCCCGGGGCCGGCGCGATCGCGCCCGACGAGAACGGCGAACCATGGAAGTTCACCGAGTCGGCGACGCTGCTCTTCCGAGAGCCGTTCTACGCCCGAGGTGGGCCGGGGCAGGTTCGGCAGGAGCTCGATGGCTGGCTCGATCGCTTCGCCCGCGCCGGCTATACGACGAGCACCGAGATCGGACTCCTGCCCGACTGGTCGGCACACTACGCCGACCGGGTGTCCGGTGGCGGCGCGCCGATCCGCGTCTACGCCTATGAGCGACTGTTCGCCGACCGGCCGATCGTCGCGCGCGCGGACGCGCCGGTCGACGACTGGTTCGCGACCATCGGCGTCAAGCTGTGGGCGGATGGCTCGCCATTCGTCGGAAACATCTGGGTCGGTCGACCCTACCTCAACACTTCCCTCACCCTCGGGCGGATGGGACTGCCGCGCGACAGCACCGGGCACATGAACTGGCGTCCGGACGAGTTCGCCGCGCAGGTGCGCAGGGCAGCGGCGGACGGATGGCAGGTCGCGGTTCACGCGCAGGGCGACCGGACGATCGATGTGGTGCTCGACGCGTTCGAGGACGCGCTGCGCGACTTCCCGCGCGCCCGAGGCCCGTTTCGCCTCGAACACTGCGTGCTCATCCGCGACGACCAGCTCGAGCGCGCCCGCGACCTCGGCGTCGCGGTGAGCCTGTTCCTGCCGCACCTCTGGTACTGGGGCGAGGTCGTGCGCGACGAGATGCTCGGCCCCGAGGTCGCCGCTCGCTATGCGCCCAACGGCAGCGCAGCGCGCCTGGGCGTCCGCGCCTCGTACCACTGCGATTCGCCGATGACCTGGCCCAACGCGCTGCTCTGCCTGCACATCGCGGTCAACCGTGTCTCGCGCGCCGGTGCGACGATCGGTCCGGGAGAGCGCGTCGACGTCGAAACGGCGCTGCGCGCCCTGACCGTCGACGCAGCCTGGCAACTGCAGGCGGAGGACCGGCTCGGCAGCATCACGCCGGGCAAGCTCGCCGACTTCACGTTGCTGGGCGAGGATCCGCGCGGTGTCGACCCGATGCGGATCCTCGACATTCCGGTCCTCGGAACCTGGGTCGGCGGACGACGCGTCTGGTCGGGTTGCGAGCGCGCAGAGCGATGA
- a CDS encoding GcvT family protein — MSTALPSRADVVIVGGGVIGCSIAWHLAKLGITDVVLLERRQLTCGTTWHAAGLIGQLRATRNLTTLARYTTELLGTLERETGQSTGFRQNGSISVALTGARLEELKRQASMARGFGLEVETLSPSEVLARYPLLDGRGVTGGFWLPRDGQADPVGVTLAFARGARSLGVRIVEGASVRRILVHGGVATGVRLDDGDIRADAVVLASGMWSHALARDIGVAVPLHAAEHFYAITEPIDGLPRDLPVLRVPDEETYVKEDAGKLLVGAFEARAKPWGMGGIPENFAFDALPDDLDHFGPVLERATARVPVLARTGIRTWFNGPESFTPDDRYLLGETPEVRRLFVAAGFNSIGIQSSGGAGKVLAEWIRDGHEPIDLADVDIRRMHPAQATRRYLHDRTVESLGLLYADHWPHRQYTTARGARRSPLHDRLVAMRACMGEFAGWERAQWFAEPGERAEFDYGWGVPAWHRAARDECLAVRDRVALFDQTSFAKFRVDGSDACRILQRLCANDVDVAPGRIVYTQWLNERGGIEADLTVARLAESSFLVVTGAGAQVRDFAWLVRAIPPDARCTALDVTSAQAVIGVMGPASRALLEAASGDRFGNDRCPFGHAIASEIGYAPVRAARITYVGELGWEIYVSTEFAANVFDALVAEGAAFGARPAGFQAMTSCRVEKGYRHWGHDIGVDDTPLEAGLGFAVAWDKPVAFTGRDALLRRRDVGPPRRRLVQFALAEADALVHGEEPIACNGSLVGRVTSGAVGHRVGESLAMGYVTLPVPVTQAELDAHGFAIEVAGRLVAARARLAPHYDPASARVRA; from the coding sequence GTGAGCACAGCGTTGCCCTCGCGCGCAGATGTCGTCATCGTCGGCGGCGGGGTGATCGGCTGTTCGATCGCCTGGCATCTGGCGAAGCTCGGCATCACGGACGTCGTCCTGCTCGAACGGCGGCAACTGACGTGCGGCACGACCTGGCACGCTGCCGGCCTGATCGGACAGCTCCGCGCGACCCGCAACCTGACGACGCTCGCGCGCTACACGACCGAGCTGCTCGGCACGCTCGAGCGCGAGACCGGCCAGTCGACCGGCTTCCGGCAGAACGGCTCGATCAGCGTCGCCCTGACCGGGGCGCGACTCGAGGAGCTGAAGCGGCAGGCGTCGATGGCGCGCGGCTTCGGTCTCGAGGTGGAAACGCTCTCGCCCTCGGAGGTGCTCGCGCGCTACCCGCTGCTCGACGGTCGCGGGGTGACCGGTGGCTTCTGGTTGCCGCGCGACGGACAAGCCGATCCCGTGGGCGTGACGCTCGCGTTCGCACGCGGCGCGCGCTCGCTCGGCGTGCGCATCGTCGAGGGCGCATCCGTCCGGCGGATCCTCGTGCACGGCGGGGTCGCTACGGGCGTGCGACTCGACGACGGCGACATCCGCGCCGACGCGGTCGTGCTGGCCAGCGGCATGTGGTCGCACGCGCTCGCGCGCGACATCGGCGTGGCGGTCCCCCTGCACGCGGCAGAACACTTCTACGCCATCACCGAGCCGATCGACGGACTGCCGCGAGACCTGCCGGTCCTGCGCGTTCCCGACGAGGAGACATACGTCAAGGAAGACGCGGGGAAACTTCTCGTCGGCGCGTTCGAGGCGCGCGCCAAGCCGTGGGGAATGGGGGGCATCCCCGAGAACTTCGCCTTCGACGCGCTGCCCGACGACCTCGACCACTTCGGCCCTGTGCTGGAGCGCGCGACGGCGCGCGTGCCGGTACTGGCGCGTACGGGCATCCGCACCTGGTTCAACGGTCCGGAGAGCTTCACGCCGGACGACCGCTACCTGCTGGGCGAGACACCCGAAGTGCGCCGCCTGTTCGTCGCCGCCGGCTTCAACTCGATCGGCATCCAGAGCTCGGGCGGCGCCGGCAAGGTGCTCGCGGAGTGGATCCGCGACGGCCATGAGCCGATCGACCTCGCCGATGTCGACATCCGCCGCATGCACCCTGCGCAGGCGACGCGGCGCTACCTGCACGACCGGACGGTGGAATCGCTCGGCCTGCTCTACGCCGACCACTGGCCGCACCGCCAGTACACGACCGCGCGCGGGGCGCGACGTTCGCCGCTGCATGACCGGCTGGTCGCGATGCGCGCCTGCATGGGGGAGTTCGCCGGCTGGGAGCGCGCGCAATGGTTCGCCGAGCCCGGTGAACGCGCCGAGTTCGACTACGGCTGGGGTGTGCCGGCGTGGCACCGGGCCGCGCGCGACGAATGCCTGGCGGTGCGCGACCGTGTCGCGCTGTTCGACCAGACGTCGTTCGCCAAGTTTCGTGTCGACGGATCGGATGCGTGCCGTATCCTGCAGCGCCTGTGCGCGAACGATGTCGACGTGGCGCCCGGCCGGATCGTCTACACGCAGTGGCTGAACGAGCGCGGTGGCATCGAGGCCGACCTCACCGTCGCCCGGCTGGCGGAATCGTCGTTTCTCGTCGTGACCGGCGCGGGCGCGCAGGTGCGCGACTTCGCCTGGCTCGTGCGCGCGATCCCCCCCGACGCGCGCTGTACCGCGCTCGATGTCACGTCGGCGCAGGCGGTGATCGGGGTCATGGGGCCGGCTTCACGCGCGCTCCTGGAGGCGGCGAGCGGCGATCGCTTCGGCAACGACCGCTGCCCGTTCGGACATGCGATCGCGAGCGAGATCGGCTACGCTCCGGTGCGCGCCGCCCGCATCACCTATGTCGGCGAACTGGGTTGGGAGATCTACGTGTCGACGGAGTTCGCGGCCAACGTGTTCGACGCGCTCGTCGCCGAGGGCGCCGCCTTCGGCGCGCGCCCCGCCGGCTTCCAGGCCATGACTTCCTGCCGTGTCGAGAAGGGCTACCGCCACTGGGGTCACGACATCGGCGTCGACGACACGCCGCTCGAGGCCGGCCTCGGTTTCGCAGTGGCGTGGGACAAGCCCGTCGCATTCACGGGGCGCGACGCGCTCCTGCGCCGACGCGATGTCGGGCCGCCGCGCCGCCGCCTCGTGCAGTTCGCGCTCGCGGAGGCCGATGCGCTGGTGCACGGCGAGGAGCCCATCGCCTGCAACGGCTCGCTCGTCGGCCGCGTGACGTCTGGAGCGGTGGGCCATCGCGTAGGCGAGTCGCTCGCGATGGGCTACGTCACGCTGCCGGTGCCGGTCACCCAGGCCGAGCTGGACGCGCACGGATTCGCGATCGAGGTCGCCGGACGACTCGTCGCCGCGCGCGCGCGACTCGCGCCCCACTACGATCCGGCTTCCGCCCGGGTGCGCGCATGA
- a CDS encoding tripartite tricarboxylate transporter substrate binding protein — MVRLTPKPVAVLLALGLVLALAAPVDSLPLSNRPIRIVVPFPPGGSTDVIARTMGRRLSEKLGQDVVVENRAGGATVPGVLAAVKAPADGHTLLLTSDASFAINPYTIKDLAYDPLKDLAPVMVVGTVPNWLVVRADRPEKTFADLIDTIRRSPGKVSLTMNAPGSTVHIMMTSFKQRSGLDFELVAYKGLPPALTDLYGGHVTGTIDLVAGTAEHVRDGKLRPLVLFDERRSPVAPDVPIPSEFGQSIPPMVSTFAYFTTAGTPPAVVARLHGELAAIAREPEIAARLKQMGIDASLLSPADSVRYVREQYERFGRVIRETGFKVD, encoded by the coding sequence ACTCACGCCCAAGCCTGTCGCGGTGTTGCTTGCGCTCGGCCTCGTCCTCGCGTTGGCGGCGCCGGTCGACAGCCTGCCGCTGTCCAATCGACCGATCCGGATCGTCGTTCCCTTCCCTCCGGGCGGATCGACCGACGTCATCGCGCGCACGATGGGCCGGCGGCTGTCCGAGAAGCTCGGCCAGGACGTCGTGGTCGAGAATCGCGCGGGCGGCGCCACGGTGCCCGGGGTGCTCGCCGCCGTGAAGGCGCCCGCGGACGGACACACGCTGCTCCTGACGAGCGACGCATCGTTCGCGATCAACCCATACACGATCAAGGACCTGGCCTACGATCCGCTCAAGGACCTCGCGCCGGTCATGGTCGTGGGCACGGTGCCCAACTGGCTGGTCGTCCGCGCCGACCGGCCGGAAAAGACCTTCGCGGACCTGATCGATACGATCCGCCGCTCGCCGGGCAAGGTGTCGCTCACCATGAACGCTCCGGGCAGTACCGTCCACATCATGATGACCTCGTTCAAGCAACGTTCGGGGCTCGACTTCGAACTCGTCGCCTACAAGGGCTTGCCGCCGGCGCTGACGGACCTGTACGGCGGGCACGTGACGGGGACCATCGACCTCGTGGCGGGCACGGCGGAGCACGTGCGCGACGGCAAGCTTCGGCCGCTCGTGCTGTTCGACGAACGCCGCTCGCCGGTGGCCCCTGACGTACCGATCCCGTCGGAGTTCGGCCAGAGCATCCCGCCGATGGTGTCCACGTTCGCCTACTTCACGACCGCCGGCACGCCGCCTGCGGTGGTGGCGCGGCTGCACGGCGAGTTGGCCGCGATCGCGCGCGAACCGGAGATCGCCGCGCGGCTGAAGCAGATGGGCATCGACGCATCGTTGCTGTCGCCGGCGGACTCGGTGCGCTACGTGCGCGAGCAGTACGAGCGCTTCGGTCGCGTGATCCGGGAAACCGGGTTCAAGGTCGATTGA